The segment ataacTGAGTATATGAAATAGTCGAAGAAATATTTCAAAGCATTGCATAATTAAAGCAATGACATTTAAATTGTATGTTAGCAATAAACTCCCGGGTTCGATCAAGTGTTTCTCAGTCAAAATAAAGACAACTGACCAAAATCTATAGAGCTCCGGCTAGGTATAGAAGCCCGCCATTTTATGTTGAATGCTACCAGAAAAAAGGTCTTATTAAGATGGCCGGTATACAGcccagcaaaaatataaatagcgcGCCACCGGCACGCATGCGCGTTCTCGAtctgttctaaattcaaatagtCCGGCGCTCGAGCAGCCCGGACGTTCGAAAATCGGATTTTAAAATCCAAATTTCGAAATTCCAAACCCGAATTCGACTGGAAAGGCCACCGTTTGGTACGTTTCGTTTATAGTACGTGTGATTATTCGAATTTAGAATCTTTAGTGTTGTGAACGGTGAAAAATGTGTGAACAGTGCGTGCAGCGTTGATTCCAGAAAAAAGGATTTATTTGTGCGTTTTGGCGCATGTGGTGAGTACAATTTTCACTTATTTTCATTCCTAAGTTAAATATCaacgagaaaaaaatacaaaaatatttgaaaaagatCAATTTATTTAACTGTGTGACTCAAAAAATCTAGGATAAAAGCTCGTTACATAACTATAAATATTTCGTTGCCCAGGCAATATATTTAATTCGGTAATTTGGCTGAGCGCCGGCTTACAATGCTAACCTGTAGGTCAAGTAATTAATGTATTGATAGCATAAATAAAGTGCTTTGACACTTGATCTGTACAATTTAGAATAGTCTTGACTGCCAATAtggtgtcatcatcatcttccgagcttttttcccaactatgttggggtcggcttccagtctaaccgaataaCTGCTAATATGGTGTATGTACAgaaaaaaaccggtcaagtgcgagtcggaatcgcgcacgaagggttccgtaccattatttagaaaatgagcaaaaaaatcacgtttgctgtatgggagccccccaaaatatttatttaattctagtttttagtatttgttgttatagcggcaacagaaatactttatctatgaaaatttcaactctctgactatcacggttcatgagatacagtctggtgacagacggacggacggacggatggttttaccctttgggtacggaaccctaaaaagagatTTTTCAACCAAGTATGTCTTGGCAAGGGCTAAATTTCACTGGGTAAGTAATCAATGAATTTCTTTGGTACGTAAGTAGGTGTATTTGTTAATAATACTTCTttgcagtcgggtaaaaaaagaaaattatgaaaaccCACCGCTAGGCAGTATTTTGATATCTGCTTATTGATATTAGAAAAATCTAAATACagactaatattatgaatacgaaagtaactctgtgtCTTTTCTTCAcacctaaactactgaaccggtgtgtgtgaaatttggtacatacatagtttggaacttgagaaaggacataaaatataaaaattattccggacatacagcgccatctattagcCTATACTTATGTACTAGGTCTCATTTATTCAGCGTTTTTCCTATATTAGGTCTCAAACTACTCTGCAGTAGTATGAAACCGTTCAAAAATACTTATCTCATGAaaatagtacggaaccctacgatGTAGGACCATCCGTCTATCCGTCTGTCAGCTTGAAGCGAGTCGGCCCTCGGTACCGTATGTCCGcctgtaacgaaaccatagcgcgatgcaGAAATACGCCTCGAttgtacaacgccatctagggAGGCAAGGTGTAAACTTTTTAAGTACGAAGAAAATCTTTTGAAGCTATTCCGCGCTTCATTAACGCgcttttggtactttaggaggggtatatctctgaAACCcaacgtgctagtgcaactttatgttctggacttcgatgaCGTATCAATTTTTCTGTAAGAAATGacatatttcacctttgcaccaaaattgctgttgactagtgttatttttattggatcGCCCGtatcttataaaataatagctatagtttttaattaaaaaagctttGTGCTCTTGTAAACTAcaacccgtaccgggataaaatatagcctgtacTGCTCAGAAAGAGTATTTACTATCTACATTTTTATCTTAGTGAAAGatattttcaaattggttcggagcttttacaaacaaaaaagtagtATAGTTCGGCTAATTAGTAATGTAGGTGCTAATAACTATGGATTGTTGCCAAACCCTTCGTGATATTCGTTGAATCACTATAAAGGTTACACGAGTCTTAAATATAAGTAGCTAGATTTGAGcccgggattaaataatattttgtaacttgaTAACCTTTGTTTCGCCATATCTGCTCCGGCCTTATAGATTTTTGTCTGTTATCCCCATTTTATTCGTGGTCGGCGCAGTATGTTTTCATCTTCCATACTCTTTCATCAGCCGTCTTCTTCCCTGCCCTGTTTCTAAATCATTTGGGGTCAGCGCAATATGTATGTTTCTTCCATTTCCCTCTTTATTCCCACCTCCATTCTCCCCTTCattgtcagacgtcatactaacATCCACTCCTTTAGCCCAGTTTATTGCATCTATCGTCACCGACAGAATCAGTCACTCCTCAGTCCCTTCGATTGCATATAAAGAGtcgctacctaattgctaccagctgccATTAGTTGCTACAATTTGCTACTCTCGTATTTTTGAAGATAATCAGCATCTAAAGGTGATAGCTATATCAGCATGGCTGTCTTTTTTGAAGAAACGGTGTGAAGAAACTCCAGGGATCTATGAAGAGCTACAGCGACTCTGAAGATCATCCATCTGCCGTcataaaagattttaatatcTGCCGAACATAACACACCTTTATCACATTATACGATGTTCCAGTAGAGAGCTTTTAATCTACTCTTCAAGGATCTCGGTTCGTAAAATCTCAGCTTCGAGATATCCGGTTAGTCTCTTTAATGCCCGACGTAATTGAACTAAGCCATTGTCTACAAGTCCGTGACCCGTTTCACCCAATTGTGACAAAAGTAGGTTATGTTTTCAACACTGTAAGTACATGCCAAGTTGCATAGTTGACTTTTTTTGCTTGCATAGGCTTTGGTTGATCTCATTTGTAGTGTTTTGAGAATTAAATGGGAATTtcttaagctgggtactcacttagcagtgtagcaccacgtaacgtatcagatacagtatcaacctgcaagtagGTACGGCTCGTCtacggtcctcacgagcacactgcgagccacctttgtgttcgcagtgaaaccgccactcggcgggtcactgcgagcttacagcgctccacgcgcgagcggctcgcagcgggctcgtgcctacgtactcacttgataccgtatctggtacgatacgtgctacactgctaagtgaatACCCAGCTTTAGGTAGCTTACCGTAATAATTCTCCTATCTCCATACCCTTAGATACTTGtgttatgtaaatgtaaaagtAAAGAATGAGTACTGGCTGTATTGACAAGGGCATGGAATGTAGAAGTGATCCTATTCCAtcaaataaatgtgaaaaaaaaacaacgatattatttaaataacctTTAATTTAAAGGCAAAAATagcatacaaaataaaactatagtCATAAAAGAATACAGTTAACATAGCAAAGTTAAACAATGCAATAGCAATTGTCACAAAATGAATCATTTGCCGAACCGGATTAACCGCAATGTCGCTATGAATTGTAGTTAAATTTTATCACTTGGTATATGAAAGCACACTGGTTTAACTAACGTCATGATCGTGGTGGAACTACCTCTAACTTAAGAAGACTTAGGAACACTATGAAAGACTATAGGAGCAGCCTTTGACCAGCAGAAGGTAGAGAAAACAAACCTTAAAGAAGAGGTGGTTTCGCCAAAACATGACGATGAATAATCAACCCATAAGTAAATGGCCTCTATCTATATATACCCTGATGCCTGTTATACTTCTCGCTTTGTAACTCGACAAATACACAATCAGATCTGCGACTTCCGAAGGCTCTGACATTTGTCCAAGTTTGAAAGAATTAGCTATCGCTTTCCAATCTCCTTTCACACCAGCTTTTTCGAAGATTTCTGTTTTCGTTGGTCCCGGGCAGACATTGTTCACTCTCACGCCATGAGGTGCGAATTCTAAAGCAGCGCCGAACATGAAGTGGTCGAGACCGGCCTTAGCTATACAATACGGCATATACTTTGAGTTGCCTGCGTACGTCTTGCCTAGAATACTGGATATGTTGATCACATTGCCCTTTGATTTCACCAGGTGTTTCGCATACAGCATAGTAAGCATGACGCAGGCTCGTAGATTAATAGCTAACACTCTGTCGTACTGTGGCATTAGATCTCCCTTGATCAGAGAGCCAAATGTTAGTATACCGGCATTGTTGACAAGGACATCTATTCTGCCGAACTTGTCGATAGTCTTCTCTACCAAGCAACATAAATTGTCTTCATTGGACACGTCCGTTTTAACAACCAGCGTTTTGGCGCAGTTGTCTTCGCAAATCCCTTGTATCTTTTTAAgatcttcttctttttcttttaaatcggCTAGAACTATTTTGGAGCCTTCATGAGAATATGCGATGGCGGTAGCTGCACCGATTCCGACGCCAGCCCCTGTGATTACCACTACTTTGTCTTCTAACTTCAAGCCTTTTGATTTTCTGCGATGCGGCACATATAGGACCTAAAAATATAAAGCAGTATGT is part of the Helicoverpa zea isolate HzStark_Cry1AcR chromosome 26, ilHelZeax1.1, whole genome shotgun sequence genome and harbors:
- the LOC124642854 gene encoding 3-oxoacyl-[acyl-carrier-protein] reductase FabG-like, with product MLRRVFRNDVLSRLERPLPVLYVPHRRKSKGLKLEDKVVVITGAGVGIGAATAIAYSHEGSKIVLADLKEKEEDLKKIQGICEDNCAKTLVVKTDVSNEDNLCCLVEKTIDKFGRIDVLVNNAGILTFGSLIKGDLMPQYDRVLAINLRACVMLTMLYAKHLVKSKGNVINISSILGKTYAGNSKYMPYCIAKAGLDHFMFGAALEFAPHGVRVNNVCPGPTKTEIFEKAGVKGDWKAIANSFKLGQMSEPSEVADLIVYLSSYKARSITGIRVYIDRGHLLMG